CGGGCTTCGGAGCTACCCGGAGGCGCCGGAGCGGAACACCGAAACCACCCCTACCGGCCTGACATCGTCCCTCAGCCAGTCGGTCGCCCTGGTGCCCGTGCAACCCGGCACCATGACCCTGCCGGCCATTCGTATTCCCTGGTGGGACACCGAGGCCGACCGTGAGCGCGTCGCCGTCATTCCCGCGCGGACCCTCATGGTAACTGACGCCGGGACGGCGCCGAACACCAACGTCCCGGCAGATGCTGCTACAACCAGCGCCAATCCGGACACCCCGGAAAAAGAAAACGCCAGTTCAGCGCAGAATGCGTCGGCAACCGACAACCCGTGGCTTTGGACCAGTCTGGGCCTGGCGTTGCTATGGCTGATCACGGCTCTGGCCTGGTGGTACTCCCGCAAGCATTATCGCCAGCGCGACACCAGCCCCGGCGGGGCCGTGCACGATACCAACGAACGGGCAGTTTTTGAACGGCTGATCCGGGCCGCCCGTGACGGGTCGCCAGCGGCGCCAGAGCTACTGGTGGCCTGGGCCAACCTGAAGGCGCCCGGGCGGGGCTTCCATTCGGCTACCGAGGTAGCCCAATACTTCGGGCACAACACGCTGCTCTCGGAAATCCGAAACCTTCAGGCCCGGCTGTTTGCGCCCGATCAGAGCGGGCAGGAACCGGCCCCATGGGACGGACGGCCGCTGGCAAAATCACTTCAGGAAATACGGCAATCTCAGGCAACCGACGAGGCCCCCGATCTGCCACCGTTGTACCCACGAGGCCTCGGCTGACGCCGTCCGGGGGCCTCCCGGCGGCCATCAGTCAATCAGTTGCTGATCAATTACCAACTCAACGGGCGCACCCTGTTCTTCGACTACGGGTACCGGGGAATCGGTGCTGCCCTGCCAGTCACCGGCCTGAGCGGCAACGTTACCAGAGCGGCTGAGCCTGGCAGTCAGCATCACTTCACGGGCACCGGAAATACTGGCCTGGGGCGACATGGCGTAACGATCGTCCAGGCGAATTTCTGCCGGTAGCTGCGCCGCCGTCAGCCGAGCCACCGCCAGGGGCGGCCCTTGCCTGCTCCCCGCTTCGCGGGCGAACACAAACAGCGTGGTGTCGTCCGGCACCTGGCCCTTAAAATTATCAGCCAGCGTTACCTGAACAGTGACCCCCGGGCCAGAAGGCCCAGGCTCGCCTTTCGGCGCGGGTGGCTGTTCACCCAGGCGGGTATAGGCCTCGCGAATTCCCTCACGGATGGACGGCAACTGGGGGTGATCCGGGGCAACCGTTTCAATCCGCTCCCAGTAGCGGATGGCCTCGCGATAGTTGTCCTGGCTGAAGGCATTGATACCCAGCAAACCCAGGGCATTCACCTCGTCCGGATTCAGCTGGCGGGCCTGGTCGATGGCGGCTCGTACTTCATCGGTCATCGTGCCCTGGCTTTGAAAGAACAGTGCCTGGGCGGCCAATCCGTAAGCGACCGCCTGGGCGCGCTGGTCCCCGTTGACGTTGGTGGCCAGTTGCCGGAAGGCCCAGGCCGCGTCTTCATAGTTCTCCAGGCGCATATAGGTCCTGCCGAGCATGGCCCAGCCTTCCGGATTGTCCGGGCTGGCCAGCAAGCGCTCCCTCAGTTGCTGCGACAGGTCGGCCATCTGGGCCTGTCGCGCCTCATCGGAGCTGGCCATATTCTGCATGGTGAGGAATTGCTCCACGCGGTCCATCGCGCCCCAGCGCTCATAAAGGAAAACCGCGGCGGCAGGAATCAGCAGGATCGACACCAGAGCCACCGCCATGGCACTTTTCCGGCCGCTTACCAGCGGCCGGGCGGTCATGTTCTCGGGCACATCGTCAAGCATGCTGCCAGCCAGTTCTTCCTTAAGCTGACGGTAGTTGTCGTCATCCAGGATGCCGGCGTCGTATTCATCGTCCAGTTCCTTCATCCTCGAGCGGTAGGCCATCAGGTTCTGGTTTTTCAGATCGGCCTGCTTTCTCGCGCTGGTCCTGTGGAAAAACACCGGATAGAGCACGAACGCCAGGGCCAGGATGATAAGTACCGTTGCGGCAATCCAGAAAGTGTCGGTCATTGAGTCTCAGTCACAGATTCAGAATGTTTCAATGGGAGAAGGGCTTACAAACCATCGCCTGTCGCCGGGGTGTGCTTTTGTCAATCAGGAGCGGCGCTGCTCGTCGCCGTCCGCAAGCATACGATCGGCCCGGGCTTTTTCTTCGTCGCTCAGGGCTGGCCGTCCGGCAGAAACGCGGCGCCCACGGATCACAACGCCAATCACCACCAGCAATCCGCCCAACACGGCAATGGCAGGCGTTGCCCACAGCAGGAAGGTACGGCTGTCGAGCTCAGGCTTGTAGCGAACGAATTCACCGAAGCGTGCCACCAGTGCCTGAGTAATCTCTTGATTGCTCGCGCCGTCCTGCATCATGCGGTACACCTCATCCCGCATATCCTTGGCAATGGGCGCGTTGGAATCTGCAATGTTCTGGTTCTGGCACTTCGGGCAACGCAGCTCCGAAATCAGGTCCTGGTAACGCTGTTCCTCGGCCCGGTCTGCAAAATCATAGACATCGGCTACTTCGGCCATCGCGCCGGACGCAAAGAGCAGAACCAGGGCAACGATCAGACTGCGGGCCATCATCCGTTCCCCCGCGCCTCGTTCACCACCGGCAGCAGGGTCTGCTCCCAGACGGTCTCGTTGACAACACCCACGTGGCGGTACCGGACCACGCCAGAGGCGTCGATCACGAAGGTTTCCGGCGCGCCGTAGACGCCCAGATCAAACCCCAGTGTGCCCCTGGGATCGTAGATAACGCTCCGGTACGGATCGCCCAGGCGGTCCAGCCAGGCCAACGCCTCTTCCCGGTCATCCTTGTAGTTCAGGCCAATAATGGCCACGTTCTTTTCCTTCGCCAGCCACATGAGGTCGTCATGCTCGTCCCGGCAGGCCGGGCACCAGGTTCCCCAGACATTCAGCAGGGTGACCTGGCCCCGGAAAAGCTCGCTGGTCAGTTGAACCTCGGGATCGTGCAGGTCCTTGAGACTGAATTCCGGCACGGGCTTGCCCACCAGCACCGATTCCAGTCTGGTCGGATCTTTGCCGATTCCGGCAAACAGGACAATCCCGATAACCAGGGCAACCAGCAAAGGCAGGAACAACAGAAAGCGCTTCATGAAACCGCTCCCGCCGAGGCGCCGGATCCGCTATCAGAGACCGGGGACGGCGCCCGCTCCGAGGCACTCTCCTTGATACGGTAACGGCGATCGGCAATGGCCAGGAAGCCACCCGCCGCCATGAACAGAGCGCCCAGCCACAGCCAGCGTACCAACGGCTTGTACTGTAGCCGTATGGCCCAGGCCTCATCGGTAATACGCTCGCCAATGGCCACGAAAATATCCCGGAACAGACCGGCATCAATGTCGGCCTCGGTCATCACACTCATGCCCACCGGATATTGGCGCTTCTCCGGGTGCAGAACCGCGATGCGCTCGCCGTCCAGCATCACCTCGAAGGTGCCGTACTGGGCGCTGAAGTTGGGGCCCTGCCGGGCGCCGATGTCTTTGAACGCAAACTGATAATCCCCCACCTCTGCTACGTCTCCCGGCACCATACGGACATCCCTTTCGATGCCGTAGTTGGACACCACGGTGGCACCGGCCATGGTAATCGCCAGACCCAGGTGGCCCAGAACCATGCCGTAGTAACTGCGGGATTGTCTTTTGAGTCCGTGCAGGCGTCCTTTGCGCGAGGACGACTTGTCCCACAGATCCCAGAGGGTGGCCAACGTCACCCACAAAGCCGTGAACACGCCAATGAACGCCCAGGGCTTGAATCCACCATAACCAATCAGAACGGCCGTGGTAGCGAGGGTGCTGACAGCCAGAGGCCAGAGCAGCTTGCGCGCCAGCCAGCCGCCGTCGGTTTTCTTCCAGCGGGAGAATATGCCGGCGCCCAGCAGCAAACCGGTGGCGACGGCCAGCGGGCTGAACGTCAGGTTGAAGAAGGGTTCGCCGATGGACAGCTTGCCCAGCTCCAGGTAGTCCAGAACCAGGGGGTACAGGGTGCCGACGGCGACCAGGAGCGTGGCGGACACCAGCAGCACATTATTCAGCAAGAGGAACACCTCCCGTGAGAGGGAGCCATAGCGGGAGCGCACATGAACAACTGGCGCCCGGAAGGCATAGAGGGCCAGGCTGGCAATCACTGTAACGGCCAGCAATCCCAGCAGGAAGGTGCCCCGCTCCGGGTCCGAGGCGAACGCATGAACCGAGGTGAGCACGCCGGAACGCACCAGGAAGGTACCCAACAGGCTGAGGGCAAAGGTGACGATGGCCAGAAGGACGGTCCAGCTTTTGAATACGCCGCGCTTTTCGGTCACCGCCAGCGAGTGCATCAGCGCGGTTCCAGACAACCAGGGCAACAACGAGGCGTTTTCAACCGGATCCCAGAACCACCAGCCGCCCCAGCCAAGCTCGTAATAGGCCCACCAGCTGCCGAGGGCAATACCCAGTGACAGGAAGGCCCATGCCACCGTGGTCCAGGGCCGGGACCAACGGGCCCAGGCCGCATCCAGCCGGCCATTGATCAGCGCGGCCACGGCAAAAGCAAAGGCCACCGCAAAACCAACGTACCCCATGTATAGCATGGGCGGATGCACGATGAGGCCAAAGTCCTGGAGCAGAGGGTTCAGGTCGGCGCCATCGGCGGGCACATTCGGCAGCAGGCGATCAAACGGGTTGGAGGTGATCACGATAAACAGCAGGAAACCGACGGTCACCATGCCCAGCACCGACAGCACCTGGGAAATCATCACCGACGGCAGACGGCGGCTGAAGATGGCCACGGCCAGGGTCCAGCCCGCCAGCATCAGGATCCAGAGCAACAGCGAGCCCTCATGACCGCCCCACACCGCACTGAACTTGTAGTACCAGGGCAGCATGCTGTTGCTGTTATTGGCCACGTAGGCAACCGAGAAGTCGTCGGTCACAAAGGCATGGGTCAGCACAGCGAACGCCAGACCTATGAACACAAACATGCCGGAGGCCAGGGGCCTGGCAAACGCCTGAAGATTGTCCCGGCCGGTCAGTGAGCCCGCCAGGGGTACCACGGAGAGGAGCACTGCCAGCAACAGCGCGAGAATCAGTGCGAGCTGTCCGAGTTCGGGATACATCAAAGCCCTCCAGAAGCCAGGCTGTCAGTTGAGTCGTTTAATAGGATACGGTGTCAGCAGCGCCACCGGCCTTGTGCTGTCCTTTGGACGCCTTTTCCAGGGCATCGGCCACCTCCGGTGGCATGTAGTTTTCATCATGCTTGGCCAGCACCTGGTCGGCGACAAAGCGGCCGTTGGCGTCCAGTCGTCCCATGGCCACAACACCCTGCCCCTCGGCAAACAGGTCCGGCAGAATACCGGTGTATTCAACCGGCACCGAGGCATTGAAATCCGTCACCCGGAACTCTACCCGAAGACTGTCCGGATCACGCTTTACCGAGCCCTCTTCCACCATTCCGCCGGCACGGATCCGCACATCCACCGGTGCTTCGCCGGCGGAGATCTGGGTGGGGTCGTAGAAGAGATTGATGTTCTGCCTCAGAGCGTAAGTGGTCAGCCCCACGGCCAACCCCAGCCCCAGTACCAGAAAAAGCACAATGGTCAGCCGTTTTTTACGGATAGGATGCATCAGATACCTGCCACTCAGTCTTGGGAAACCTTGATCCGGGTGAAGGCCGCCACCGGCTGTTGCGAGGCCTGCTGGCTGTGCCCGTCGGCCTGGTGCTCAAAGCCACGCCGACAGGACTCGATCGCAGCCCTTCTACGGCGGAGCGAGATGACCATCAAACCGGTCATCAGCAGAAAAAAAACGCCGTAGCACGCCCAGACATAGGGTCCATGACCCTCCATCACCACAAATGCCGAAAAGGAATCAAACGCCATTGGTCAGCCCCTCCCGGCCATCACGAATTCTTTTACCCAGCGGGTGCGCTGCTCCCGGAGCAGAATCTCGGTTTGCATGCGCAGACAGGCCAGCCAGCCAAACAGCAGGTACAGCCCCAGTACCGACAGCAGCAGAGGCACCCACATCTCCGCTGGCATGGCCGGCTTCTCGGTGAGCTTGAACGTGGAAGGCTGGTGCAGGGTATTCCACCACTCCACCGAATACTGGATGATCGGAATATTCACCACGCCCACAAGTACCAGCACGGCCACTGCCCGGGCTGCCGACTTCTCGTCGTTGATGGCCCGGTCAAGCGCGATCACACCACCGTATAGAAACAGCAGGATCAGCATGGAGGTCAGCCTTGCATCCCACACCCACCAGGTGCCCCAGGTGGGCTTTCCCCACACGGCACCGGTAAACAGAGACAGGAAGCAAAGAACCAGGCCCACAGGCGCCACCGCCTTCACAAAGACATCGGCCAGCTTCATGCGCCATACCAGGGTCACCACCGCGGCAACAGCCATCATGACATACACCGACTGGGCCAGAAACGCGGTGGGTACGTGGATGAAGATAATCCGGTAACTGTTGCCCTGCAGATAATCCTTGGGGGCAAACGCCAGCCCCCAGACAATGCCTGTCAGCAGCAGCGCGACGCCGCCAGCCAGCAGCCAGGGCATGAGCCGGGTCGCTATACCGAAGAACCACTTGGGCGAGCCCAGCTTGTGAAAAAATTGCCACATCAGATGGTCACCGTCTTACCGTAAGCTTGTTTCATCCGTTCGACAGGCTGATTCGAAGTGCCGCTGCCGACGCAAACGGTGCCAGGGTCAGTGCCAGCACCAGAAGAGCCCCCATCAGGGCCATATAGGCAGCCACCGGGGCGCCCTCTGCGGCCGAAGCCACGGTGCCCGTGCCGAAAATCAGCACGGGAATGTACAGCGGAATGATCAGCAGGGACAAGAGCACGCCTGCCGAGCGCAATCCAAGAGTCAATGCAGCGCCGATGGAACCGATCAGACTCAATACCGGTGTACCGATCAGCAGCGTTAGACACAAAACTCCGATGGAGTTCCCGTCCAGATGCACCATTACGCCGAGAACAGGCGCCAGGGCCACCAGCGGCAGCCCGGTGAGCACCCAGTGCGCCGCGGTTTTGGCCAGCACCAGCAAGAACAGCGGATGGGGCTGCAACACCAACTGCTCGAGGGTGCCGTCATCAAAATCGTGCCGGAACAGGTGATCCAGCGACAGCAGAACCGAGAGCAACGCCGCAACCCACAGGATACCTGCTCCGGCTTCCCTTAGAAATGACACTTCCGGACTGACTCCAAGGGGAAAAAGTGCCACTACCATTACGAAAAACAGCAAGGGATTGAGCAGATCCTGACGCTGTCGCAACGCCACTCGCAAATCCCGGCTGAAAACCGCAACCATGGCGGACAATACGCCCGGAGTCTCATGCTGGAGTGCTTCGAAAGGCCGGTTCGCCACGTTCATGAAACACCCCCTTCCCCGAGTGTTATGCGCTGCATACCCGGCAACTGGAGTTCGTGGTGGGTGGTCACCACTACCGCCCCACCCTCCGCCGCCCGCTGTTGAAGCAGCGATTCGATCGCACTGACGCCCTCCACGTCGATGGCGGTAAAGACTTCGTCCAGCAGCCAGAGCGGCTCATCCGCCACCAGCAAACGCGCCAGTGCAACCCGGCGTTGTTGGCCAGCAGACAGGGTGCGGCAGGGCACATCCTCGAAGCCCGCCAGCCCGGTACCCGCCAGCGCCTGACGCAGGACCTTTTCCGGCAGGGGCCGCCGCCCGGCGGTGAGCGCGCGCAGATTCTCGACCGGCGTCAGCAGCGCCTTGATGCCTGGCCGGTGGCCAAGGTAAAGGGTATTGCGCAGGAACGCTTCCCGGCTGGCAGACCTGGGCGCGCCGCACCAGAGAATTTGCCCTGACCAGGCGTCGTTGAGGCCGGCGAGAATCCGCAGAAGCGTCGTCTTGCCAGAGCCGTTGGGGCCCTCGACACGGGTGACCGTACCGGGCACTATGGAGAACGAAAGATCGCGGAAAAGTAATCGTTCATCCCGTTCGCACTGCAGGTCGACAGCCTGTAATAACGGCTCAGACATCAGGTCCCCGTAACCAGGACGATGCGCGTGTTGACGGCACCGGGTGTATTCACAGCCGCTGCCAGCGCTACCCTTGAGTCAGTGGCGAAACAGATGCGGCCGGCCGGCGCGGCGTATTATAGCGAAAGCCCGTGCCGATTACTCTTGTTCAACATCAATTCGGTGGCGATGAAACTACCCAGCGGACAACAGCCTCCGGCACCCCAGCCTCAGCCCGTGTCGACAACCAGAACCGGGCAGACACCGACCAGCGGTTCCGGCGAACCGGCCTCCGGTCCGGGCCAGGGCGGGCAGCCGATAACACCCGCCTCTGCGAGGCAACTGCTGGACCAGCTCCAGCTCGCCAACCGGGAAACCACGCTGGCCCGGGTGGCGGAAATCATTCAGCAACAGGGCGGCAAAGGCACTGACTTGCTGCTGGACGTGCGAGGCAAATCTCTGCTGGTTCAGGCCGCCACCGGTAAAACCGAGTTTGCCGCGGGCGACTGGGTCAAAGTGATGCGGGCCGGCAACGAGCTGCAACTGATGGGCAAACTGGCACCGGCTCCGGAGGCCGGAATAGCGCGGGCCATGGCGCAGCGATTGCCCTGGCAGCAGAGTCTGGACGCCGGGCTGGCACAATTACTGGGGGCTCTCAAACAGGGTCTGAAGCCGGATCCGTTGCCCGGCCAACTCCCCTCTACCCGCATACCCCAGCCTCTGCCGGAAGCGGCCCGGCAGGCCGTTGAACAGATGCTGTCCCGATTACCCGGCAGTACCAGCCTGTCGCCCGGCGACGGCACGCAGCCACAGGTCGCAAGGCAGGTGCGCCAGTGGCTGTCGGAAAGCGGCCTGTTTGCCGAATCCCGGCTGGCCCAGACCCCCTCAGCCCAGCTCCCCGATCTGAAGCTCGCCCTCGGGCGGATTGTGACCACCCTGCTGGCCCAGCAAGGACAACCTCCCGAGCAGTTCAACCGCCTCACTCCCCTGGCAACCGCGGATCTGATGCGGGCCCCTCTGCAATTTCCGCAACCTTTGACAACGCCCCAGCCAACAGCGAGCGGTGAGCCCGCCACAGTCGGGCAGATGCTCCGGCTGCTGGCCGGTATGCTGAACCGTATCACCGTCAACCAGTTGCACAGCCAGGCGCTCACGGCCCGAGGCGGTGCCGAGGCCGCTGCGCCGGCGTCCACACTGTTGCTCGACCTGCCCTGGCTTACCCCGCAAAATGAGCCCAGGCTGGCCCAGCTCAGGATTGAGCAATACCCGGAAAACAAGGAATCGGATCATAAGGCTGCGACCACGGCGGTTGCAGAATGGCGCCTGTCGCTGGCCATGGATCTGGACGAAGCAGGTCCTCTGCATTTCGACGTATCCCTGCGCCAGCAGTCCGTCAGTGCCAGGGTGTGGGCAGAAAAACAGAGCACGCTTCAACGGATCAACGAAGAACTGCCGCTGTTACGGCAGAGCCTCACCGACCTCGGTCTTGAAGTGTCGGATCTTGAATGCCGAAGGGGAACGCCTCAAGGCAGCGTTACCCGTCTGGAACATCGACTGGTGGATACCCGGGCATGAGCACAGATCAGGACTACAGCAGTCGCGCCGCAGTGGCGCTGCGTTATGATGGCGAGCGGGCCCCGACCATCAGCGCCACGGGCACCCACGAACTGGCCGAAGAGATCATTCGAATTGCCCGTGAACACGGCGTCCCGCTGTACGAGAACGCCGAATTGGCGAGCATCCTTGCCCGACTGTCGCTGAACGAGGAGATTCCGGAGTCACTGTACCGGGTAATTGCAGAGATCCTGGCGTTTGCCTTTCACATCCGGGGCTTCACGCCTGAGGACCGGAGGCCGGGGGCTAGGCCGCCTGACGCTTCCTGAGCGCTGACACCAGCTCGGCCTCGGGACGGGATATTCCGCACGTGTTCATAAGATCGTCGATATCAGCACCGAGATCAACCAGGCGTGAGGCTTCGTCGTAGGAAATGCGCAGCGGATCGTTCTGTCGCATCTCATCCAGGGTGCTGCGCAGTTCGTGGAGCTGACGCTCACAGGTGACGAGGCGTTGGCCCACGCCCATGCTGCCGCTGGCAGTAGCGTGCAGCTCACGACCAAGCGTATCGCAACGGTCTTTCAGTTGGGTGCGCAAGCTGCGGATCTGGCGCCGGTGCGAAAGCCCCTGTAAAAACACCAGGGACAGGGCGGCAACAGTCAGAGCCCAGGGAAGGTACGACGGAATTTCTACAAACATGACGGATGTCTCCCGTTTGTGACCACGGAAGGCATCCATCGGTTGGCACTGCGCAGGGTAGCCCCCTATTACAGTGCGGCGATTTCAGCCCATTCGTGATCTGACAGCATCTTGTCGAACTCGACCAGTATGATCAGTTCGCCATCCTTGTTGCACACGCCCTGGATAAACTTGGCACTTTCCTCGTTACCCACGTTCGGTGCGGTCTCAATTTCACTGGACTTCAGGTAAACCACTTCGGCCACCGAATCCACCAGAATACCCATGACCTGGTTTGCGGATTCCATCACCACAATCCGGGTGGCGTCGGTCACCTCTGCGTCGGCCAGGCCGAAACGGCGACGGGTATCAATGACCGTAACCACGTTACCCCGCAGGTTGATAATGCCGAGCACATAATCCGGGGCACCAGGAACCGGCGCAATCTCGGTGTATCTCAGCACCTCCTGGATCTGCATGACATTCAGACCATAAGTCTCATCATCCAGCCGGAAGGTAACGTATTGCAGTACCTGATCGTCCTGGGCCTGATTGGTTTTTCCGCTCGGGGATGCCATAGCGATGTTTCTCCTCTGGGGCTGCCCGGCGGGCAACCTGATCGTCAAAAAATTATCATCAGTGCCCAATACTATAGTTAAGGGCACAAACCGTGCCAGCAAGGCTCGGTTTCATTCGGTAACGGTTGTTTGCTTCAGCTCAAGTCCAGATGGTGCTCTCTTTCAGCCCTGATCAGCAAGTCGGCCATGGTGCGAACGTCAATCAGTGCGCACATATGATCAATAACGGTTCCTGCCAGCCAGGGGCGTTTGCTGCGGGCAGTCCGCCAGCGCACTTCGTCGGGCTTCAGCGTAAAGGACTGGGCGACATCGTCGCAGGCCAGGCCCCACTCGCTGTTATCGAGCCGGATCACGAATCGGTAATTGTCCCGGGCATTTTCCGGAACCCGCCCGGCCATGATCCACTCGGCTGTGTCTACCACCCGGAGGTTCTGGTCACGGTCGGCCCGAATGCCCATGTACCAGCGGGGGCTGCCGGGAATCGGGCGGATCTCATCCTCAATCCGGTGAATGGCGCCCAACAGGATTAATGGCACTGCCAGCTGCAGCCCTGCTACCGTAAAGATCAGGCACTCGAACGGCTTGTCCGACCACTCAGGGCGGGAGGGTGGCGCTACAGGTGCAGGCTCGGCCGGAGCTTTATCCAGTTTCTGCGCCACTGGCTCCGCAATGTGAGGGGCCACTGGCGTCTTTGGGCTGGCCGGTTCCGAAGGCTTCGCCCTGACCGGCCTGGCTGGTTCCGGCTTCGGTGCCGGTTTTTCGGCGGTAACGGCCGGGCGAGGTGCAGGAGCTGGTTTCGTTGCTGGCGCTTCCTGCACCAACGATTCGGATGTCTCCTCACGCCTGGCGGTATCCGTGGCGGTGTGAAGCAACTCATCGAGGTAACTGGCAATGGCGGATTCCGGGTCCGCCAGCCGTGTCAACTTTTCGTCAGCCATGCTGACGCTCCCTCACCTGGCCAACCCGCGACATCAGATCGTCCAGCAAGTGGCTGTAGGCTCGAACTCCATGGGTTTCAGCATCCTGAGCGGAGGGGACCACTCCTGCCTGGCTGGCGTCCCGGAACTTGGTATCCACCGGAATCGCAAACTGCCAGAGCGTGTCCCGGTATGTTTTCCGCAACAGGTTGAGGCTTTTCACCGAGGCCTGGGTACGTCGGTCGTACAGGGTGGGCACGATGGTGTAGGCAAGTGAATTCTTCTGCGAGCGCATGATCATCTGAAGCGTGTGCAACATCCGCTCCAAGCCCTTGATGGCCAGGAACTCCGTTTGCACTGGAATAATAAGGTGCTGGGCCGCCGCGAGGGCATTGACCATCAGCACGCCGAGCGAGGGCGTATTGTCCAGCAGCACATAGTCAAAGTCGTCCCACAGCTGGGTCAATGCCCGGGACACAATCAACCCCATTCCCTCAACACCAATCATACGGCGCTCGAGAGTCGCCAGCGCCGCGCTGGCTGGCAGCAGGGACAGTCCCTTGCAGCTGGTTTCCGTAATCAATTGGGCTGGCAGACCCTGTGGCACCTTGCCCTGGTGCTGGAAGAGGTCGAAGACGCTGTGAGCAATGGTGTCAGGGTCGTAACCGAACCAACTGGTCAGCGAGCCGTGGGGATCGAGGTCGACGACAAGTACCCGCTTGCCCCGTTCGGCAAGCAATCCGCCGAGGGTGACCACGGTTGTCGTCTTACCCACACCACCTTTCTGATTGGCTACTGCCCAGATTCGCACGCTTTGGTTCTCCAGAAGACAGGTCATTTCGCCGACAGCCCGCGGCGCGTACCTGAGGGGTTATCGGCCAGTCTGCGGGCAACTTGAACGAGCGGCGAACAGGAATACCGGCAAGCGGTTGCCGTCGTTTGATATTAACCGGGAGTAATACAGGAACCATGCCAACCGGGATATACGCATCTGCCGAGGAGAACTGTCAGCGCATTGCGCCCCGGATGCTGGCATCCCGCGAAATCAGCAATACCACCCGGCGATTCCTTTGCCGTCCTGTCTCGGTGTCATTACGGGCTACCGGCTGGTATTGGCCATAGCCAACGGCCGCCAGCCGTTCCGGCTCGATACCTTCCATCACCAGCATTCGGACAACCGCCGCCGCCCTGGCCGCGGACAGTTCCCAGTTGGATGGAAAGCGGGATGTGTTGATGGGCTGGTTATCGGTAAAGCCCTCAACCTTGACGGCGTTGTCCCGGTTATTCAGCACCGTGGCAATCTTCTCAACCACTTCAAAGGCATCGTAATGAGGCTCGGCGTCGCCACTGCCAAACAACAGGCTGTTCGGCAGATTGAGCTCAAGCCAGCGGTCACTGGTCTCCAGGGTCACCACCCCCTGATTGATCAGCTCATCAAATTCCAGTGCCAACTG
The nucleotide sequence above comes from Marinobacter gudaonensis. Encoded proteins:
- the ccmA gene encoding cytochrome c biogenesis heme-transporting ATPase CcmA, translated to MSEPLLQAVDLQCERDERLLFRDLSFSIVPGTVTRVEGPNGSGKTTLLRILAGLNDAWSGQILWCGAPRSASREAFLRNTLYLGHRPGIKALLTPVENLRALTAGRRPLPEKVLRQALAGTGLAGFEDVPCRTLSAGQQRRVALARLLVADEPLWLLDEVFTAIDVEGVSAIESLLQQRAAEGGAVVVTTHHELQLPGMQRITLGEGGVS
- the fliK gene encoding flagellar hook-length control protein FliK gives rise to the protein MKLPSGQQPPAPQPQPVSTTRTGQTPTSGSGEPASGPGQGGQPITPASARQLLDQLQLANRETTLARVAEIIQQQGGKGTDLLLDVRGKSLLVQAATGKTEFAAGDWVKVMRAGNELQLMGKLAPAPEAGIARAMAQRLPWQQSLDAGLAQLLGALKQGLKPDPLPGQLPSTRIPQPLPEAARQAVEQMLSRLPGSTSLSPGDGTQPQVARQVRQWLSESGLFAESRLAQTPSAQLPDLKLALGRIVTTLLAQQGQPPEQFNRLTPLATADLMRAPLQFPQPLTTPQPTASGEPATVGQMLRLLAGMLNRITVNQLHSQALTARGGAEAAAPASTLLLDLPWLTPQNEPRLAQLRIEQYPENKESDHKAATTAVAEWRLSLAMDLDEAGPLHFDVSLRQQSVSARVWAEKQSTLQRINEELPLLRQSLTDLGLEVSDLECRRGTPQGSVTRLEHRLVDTRA
- a CDS encoding EscU/YscU/HrcU family type III secretion system export apparatus switch protein; translated protein: MSTDQDYSSRAAVALRYDGERAPTISATGTHELAEEIIRIAREHGVPLYENAELASILARLSLNEEIPESLYRVIAEILAFAFHIRGFTPEDRRPGARPPDAS
- a CDS encoding DUF2802 domain-containing protein, translating into MFVEIPSYLPWALTVAALSLVFLQGLSHRRQIRSLRTQLKDRCDTLGRELHATASGSMGVGQRLVTCERQLHELRSTLDEMRQNDPLRISYDEASRLVDLGADIDDLMNTCGISRPEAELVSALRKRQAA
- a CDS encoding chemotaxis protein CheW codes for the protein MASPSGKTNQAQDDQVLQYVTFRLDDETYGLNVMQIQEVLRYTEIAPVPGAPDYVLGIINLRGNVVTVIDTRRRFGLADAEVTDATRIVVMESANQVMGILVDSVAEVVYLKSSEIETAPNVGNEESAKFIQGVCNKDGELIILVEFDKMLSDHEWAEIAAL
- a CDS encoding chemotaxis protein CheW, which translates into the protein MADEKLTRLADPESAIASYLDELLHTATDTARREETSESLVQEAPATKPAPAPRPAVTAEKPAPKPEPARPVRAKPSEPASPKTPVAPHIAEPVAQKLDKAPAEPAPVAPPSRPEWSDKPFECLIFTVAGLQLAVPLILLGAIHRIEDEIRPIPGSPRWYMGIRADRDQNLRVVDTAEWIMAGRVPENARDNYRFVIRLDNSEWGLACDDVAQSFTLKPDEVRWRTARSKRPWLAGTVIDHMCALIDVRTMADLLIRAEREHHLDLS
- a CDS encoding ParA family protein, encoding MRIWAVANQKGGVGKTTTVVTLGGLLAERGKRVLVVDLDPHGSLTSWFGYDPDTIAHSVFDLFQHQGKVPQGLPAQLITETSCKGLSLLPASAALATLERRMIGVEGMGLIVSRALTQLWDDFDYVLLDNTPSLGVLMVNALAAAQHLIIPVQTEFLAIKGLERMLHTLQMIMRSQKNSLAYTIVPTLYDRRTQASVKSLNLLRKTYRDTLWQFAIPVDTKFRDASQAGVVPSAQDAETHGVRAYSHLLDDLMSRVGQVRERQHG
- the motD gene encoding flagellar motor protein MotD, whose translation is MRRRRQAPDDLHNKERWLISYADFITLLFAFFVVMYSVSSVNQGKYKVLSETMTGVFNAPQRSFQPIEVGDQPRRSLEAPADDVIPPTVTEAPQNPEMDAQARTEALRAMADQLALEFDELINQGVVTLETSDRWLELNLPNSLLFGSGDAEPHYDAFEVVEKIATVLNNRDNAVKVEGFTDNQPINTSRFPSNWELSAARAAAVVRMLVMEGIEPERLAAVGYGQYQPVARNDTETGRQRNRRVVLLISRDASIRGAMR